One window of the Kineosporia corallincola genome contains the following:
- the recA gene encoding recombinase RecA, which translates to MPAPADREKALDAALAQIDRQFGKGSVMRLGDDSRPPIEVIPTGSIALDIALGIGGLPRGRVVEVYGPESSGKTTVALHAVASAQRAGGIAAFIDAEHALDPEYAKKLGVDVDALLVSQPDTGEQALEIADMLVRSGALDIIVIDSVAALVPKAEIEGEMGDSHVGLQARLMSQALRKITGALNNSGTTAIFINQLREKIGVMFGSPETTTGGKALKFYASVRLDVRRIETLKDGSDAVGNRTRVKVVKNKMSPPFKQAEFDIIYGQGISREGGLIDMGVEHSFIRKSGAWYTYEGDQLGQGKENARGFLRDNPDLANELEKKIKEKLGVGAKADAPAEVAVAF; encoded by the coding sequence ATGCCCGCTCCCGCGGACCGTGAAAAGGCTCTTGACGCCGCCCTGGCCCAGATCGACCGGCAGTTCGGTAAGGGCTCGGTCATGCGGCTCGGAGACGACAGCCGCCCCCCGATCGAGGTCATCCCGACCGGATCGATCGCTCTCGACATCGCGCTCGGCATCGGAGGCCTGCCGCGAGGCCGGGTCGTCGAGGTCTACGGTCCGGAGTCCTCCGGTAAGACCACCGTGGCCCTGCACGCCGTGGCCAGCGCCCAGCGCGCCGGTGGCATCGCCGCCTTCATCGACGCCGAGCACGCCCTCGACCCGGAGTACGCGAAGAAGCTCGGGGTCGACGTCGACGCGCTGCTGGTCTCCCAGCCCGACACCGGTGAGCAGGCGCTCGAGATCGCCGACATGCTGGTGCGGTCCGGTGCGCTCGACATCATCGTCATCGACTCTGTCGCGGCCCTGGTGCCGAAGGCGGAAATCGAGGGCGAGATGGGTGACAGCCACGTCGGTCTCCAGGCCCGCCTGATGTCGCAGGCGCTGCGCAAGATCACCGGTGCGCTGAACAACTCCGGCACCACCGCGATCTTCATCAACCAGCTGCGCGAGAAGATCGGCGTGATGTTCGGGTCCCCCGAGACCACCACCGGTGGTAAGGCGCTGAAGTTCTACGCCTCGGTCCGACTCGACGTCCGCCGCATCGAGACCCTGAAAGACGGGTCCGACGCCGTGGGTAACCGCACCCGGGTCAAGGTCGTCAAGAACAAGATGAGCCCGCCGTTCAAGCAGGCCGAGTTCGACATCATCTACGGTCAGGGCATCTCCCGTGAGGGCGGCCTGATCGACATGGGCGTCGAGCACTCGTTCATCCGGAAGTCCGGCGCCTGGTACACGTACGAGGGCGACCAGCTCGGCCAGGGTAAAGAGAACGCGCGCGGGTTCCTGCGCGACAACCCCGACCTGGCCAACGAGCTGGAGAAGAAGATCAAGGAAAAGCTTGGTGTGGGCGCGAAGGCTGACGCCCCCGCTGAGGTCGCGGTCGCTTTCTGA
- a CDS encoding ankyrin repeat domain-containing protein: MIDALRETDEFGRSPLHYAAADGDAAEVARLLAEGADPNQPDAVRFTPLHFAAQEQHPEVVALLISAGADTRGTDRWGNTPLWRAIFTAHGRREAADALLARGADPDAANSVGISPRRLAERMGLTGVLSPVTASIPVQFARQRD; the protein is encoded by the coding sequence ATGATCGATGCACTCCGCGAGACCGATGAGTTCGGGCGTTCCCCGCTCCACTACGCCGCTGCCGACGGCGATGCCGCTGAGGTCGCCCGGCTGCTGGCCGAGGGCGCCGACCCGAACCAGCCCGACGCCGTCCGCTTCACCCCGCTGCACTTCGCCGCTCAGGAGCAGCACCCCGAGGTGGTCGCCCTGCTGATCTCCGCGGGCGCCGACACCCGGGGCACCGACCGCTGGGGCAACACGCCGCTGTGGCGCGCCATCTTCACCGCGCACGGCCGCCGGGAGGCCGCCGACGCGCTCCTGGCCCGCGGCGCCGACCCGGACGCCGCCAACTCCGTCGGCATCAGCCCGCGCCGGCTGGCCGAGCGGATGGGCCTGACCGGTGTGCTCTCTCCGGTGACGGCCTCGATCCCGGTGCAGTTCGCCCGTCAGCGCGACTGA
- a CDS encoding ABC transporter permease, whose amino-acid sequence MSGLVDAPATGRPADWIHRTAVLLGEFGGAGAVIERNARTARRGLVVLLSGFFEPLFYLLSLGVGIGALVGEVHYGGKSFGYQEFIAPALLAASAMNGAIADSTFNVFWKLRYARVYDGMLATPLGPRAVAAGEISWALLRGAGYATAFLLILLVAGFVRSWWAVLAVPAATLVGLAFAGAGMAATTFMRSWQDFDLVNLVVLPLTLLSTTFYPLSTYPHALGLLVQLTPLYHGVELERALVLGTLDLSVAVHVLYLLLLGVGGLLLAGRRLERLLLS is encoded by the coding sequence GTGAGCGGTCTCGTCGACGCACCCGCCACCGGTCGCCCGGCGGACTGGATCCACCGCACGGCGGTCCTGCTCGGCGAGTTCGGCGGGGCTGGTGCGGTGATCGAGCGGAACGCGCGCACCGCCCGGCGGGGACTGGTCGTGCTGCTGTCCGGTTTCTTCGAGCCGCTGTTCTACCTGCTCTCCCTCGGCGTCGGGATCGGCGCCCTGGTGGGAGAGGTGCACTACGGCGGAAAGTCGTTCGGCTACCAGGAGTTCATCGCCCCGGCGCTGCTCGCGGCCTCGGCCATGAACGGCGCGATCGCGGACTCGACGTTCAACGTGTTCTGGAAACTCAGGTACGCGCGCGTCTACGACGGCATGCTGGCCACGCCGCTGGGCCCGCGCGCGGTGGCGGCCGGGGAGATCTCCTGGGCGCTGCTGCGTGGTGCCGGCTACGCGACGGCTTTTCTGCTCATCCTGCTGGTGGCCGGGTTCGTGCGGTCGTGGTGGGCGGTGCTCGCCGTACCGGCGGCCACGCTCGTCGGCCTGGCCTTCGCCGGCGCGGGCATGGCCGCGACCACGTTCATGCGTTCCTGGCAGGACTTCGACCTGGTGAATCTCGTGGTGCTGCCGCTCACGCTGCTCTCCACCACCTTCTACCCGCTCTCCACCTACCCGCACGCGCTGGGGCTGCTCGTGCAGCTCACCCCGCTGTACCACGGGGTCGAGCTGGAGCGTGCCCTCGTGCTCGGCACCCTGGACCTCTCGGTGGCCGTGCACGTGCTGTACCTGCTGCTGCTCGGCGTGGGTGGGCTGTTGCTGGCCGGGCGCAGGCTGGAGCGGTTGTTGTTGTCCTGA
- a CDS encoding ABC transporter permease, whose protein sequence is MSTPTVKAPPLADPGRALAALEYWLRAYRRTWRSSAATAFAMPLVFLLAFGFGLAQLVDGDGPGRIGGVPYLTFVAPGILAAGAMQGAFAESTWPILSSRKWNGHYHAQAGSPLTIADIVTGHLLFITLRLGLGAVAFVLVGSVFKAFASAGVVLAVPAAVLTGLAHATPLIAFAVTRESDTDFSVLIRFVMTPLFLFAGTFFPVGQFPWAVGALARLTPLWHGTQLCRDLSTGDAALLTSLGHLTYLLLWGVGGYLLALRSYRKMLLS, encoded by the coding sequence ATGAGCACACCCACCGTCAAGGCGCCGCCGCTCGCCGATCCCGGGCGGGCGCTGGCCGCTCTGGAGTACTGGCTGCGTGCCTACCGGCGCACCTGGCGTTCCAGCGCGGCGACCGCCTTCGCGATGCCCCTGGTCTTCCTTCTGGCGTTCGGTTTCGGGCTCGCACAACTGGTGGACGGCGACGGGCCGGGCCGGATCGGCGGCGTCCCCTACCTGACCTTCGTCGCACCGGGCATCCTGGCAGCCGGTGCGATGCAGGGGGCGTTCGCCGAGTCGACCTGGCCGATCCTGTCCAGCCGGAAGTGGAACGGGCACTACCACGCGCAGGCCGGGTCCCCGCTGACGATCGCCGACATCGTCACCGGGCACCTGTTGTTCATCACCCTCCGGCTGGGCCTGGGCGCCGTCGCATTCGTCCTGGTCGGATCCGTGTTCAAGGCCTTCGCCTCGGCCGGGGTGGTGCTCGCGGTCCCGGCCGCTGTGCTCACCGGGCTGGCCCACGCCACTCCGCTCATCGCCTTCGCCGTCACCCGGGAGAGCGACACGGACTTCTCCGTCCTCATCCGTTTCGTGATGACCCCGCTCTTCCTCTTCGCGGGCACGTTCTTCCCGGTCGGCCAGTTCCCCTGGGCGGTCGGGGCACTGGCCCGGCTGACGCCGTTGTGGCACGGCACCCAGCTCTGCCGCGATCTCTCAACCGGGGACGCAGCTCTGCTCACCTCCCTGGGGCACCTCACCTACCTGCTGCTGTGGGGTGTGGGTGGATACCTGCTCGCCCTGCGCTCCTACCGGAAGATGTTGCTGTCGTGA
- a CDS encoding ABC transporter ATP-binding protein encodes MTSGAGERPTTGSRTDGTAGTRHHSEHDDLRIAHDADPGPGPHDVPAGVPEKDVLIKARGLTKQFGDFVAVDGIDIDVRRGEAFGFLGPNGAGKSSTMRMIGCVSPLTAGTLTMFGMDPEADGPAIRARLGVVPQKDLLDEELTVRENLLVYGRYFGLSRSEVAVRADELLRFAQLTERAKSPVEPLSGGMKRRLTIARALINAPEILLLDEPTTGLDPQARHVLWDRLHRLKQQGVTLVLTTHYMDEAEQLCDRLVVMDGGRIVAEGSPRQLIERYSSREVVEVRYPGFDLERHRDRLPLGDQAARVEVLPDRLLIYTANGDATARLVDAGPDRPLSVLVRRSSLEDVFLHLTGRTLID; translated from the coding sequence ATGACCTCAGGGGCGGGGGAACGGCCCACCACCGGTTCACGGACGGACGGTACGGCAGGCACCCGGCACCACAGCGAACACGACGACCTGAGGATCGCGCACGACGCCGATCCCGGTCCCGGCCCCCACGACGTCCCCGCGGGCGTCCCTGAGAAAGACGTCCTGATCAAGGCGCGCGGGCTGACCAAACAGTTCGGCGACTTCGTCGCCGTCGACGGCATCGACATCGACGTACGCCGGGGTGAGGCGTTCGGGTTCCTCGGCCCGAACGGTGCGGGCAAGTCCTCCACAATGCGCATGATCGGCTGCGTCTCACCCCTGACCGCGGGCACTCTGACGATGTTCGGCATGGACCCGGAGGCCGACGGGCCGGCGATCCGCGCACGTCTCGGCGTGGTGCCGCAGAAGGATCTGCTCGACGAGGAACTCACGGTGCGCGAGAACCTCCTGGTGTACGGCCGCTACTTCGGCCTGTCCCGCTCCGAGGTGGCGGTCCGCGCCGACGAGCTGCTGCGGTTCGCCCAGCTCACCGAGCGGGCGAAGAGCCCGGTGGAACCCCTGTCCGGAGGCATGAAACGCCGCCTCACCATCGCCCGCGCGCTGATCAACGCCCCCGAGATCCTGCTGCTCGACGAGCCGACCACCGGCCTCGACCCGCAGGCCCGGCACGTGCTCTGGGACCGTCTGCACCGGCTCAAGCAGCAGGGCGTCACGCTGGTGCTGACCACGCACTACATGGACGAGGCCGAGCAGCTGTGCGACCGCCTGGTGGTGATGGACGGCGGCCGGATCGTGGCCGAGGGCTCGCCCCGGCAGCTGATCGAGCGGTATTCCAGCCGTGAGGTGGTGGAGGTCCGTTATCCCGGATTCGACCTGGAACGGCACCGGGACCGGCTGCCTCTCGGCGACCAGGCCGCCCGGGTCGAGGTGCTGCCCGACCGGTTGCTGATCTACACCGCGAACGGCGACGCCACCGCTCGGCTCGTCGACGCCGGCCCGGACCGCCCGCTGTCGGTCCTGGTCCGGCGCAGTTCGCTGGAAGACGTCTTCCTGCACCTGACCGGCCGCACGCTGATCGACTGA
- a CDS encoding DUF3046 domain-containing protein — protein MRSSEFWELVDDEFGRAHGRTLVRDHVLLELGNRTAEQAMDAGEPYRDVWFALCRSMDVPRERQWGKDEKESRRA, from the coding sequence GTGCGCAGCAGTGAGTTCTGGGAACTGGTGGACGACGAATTCGGGCGGGCCCACGGCCGCACGCTGGTCCGTGACCACGTGCTGCTGGAGCTGGGCAACCGCACGGCCGAGCAGGCGATGGACGCGGGGGAGCCCTACCGCGACGTCTGGTTCGCCCTGTGCCGGTCGATGGACGTGCCCCGGGAACGCCAGTGGGGCAAGGACGAGAAGGAGAGCCGTCGAGCATGA
- a CDS encoding Lhr family helicase has translation MMDQVLERFSPATRAWFTGAFAAPTAAQAGAWNAVSAGRHALVVAPTGSGKTLSAFLWALDRLTSSPAPEEPSHRCRVLYVSPLKALAVDVERNLRSPLAGIRQAAGRLNLPLPEVRVALRSGDTPADERRAFTRTPPDVLITTPESLFLLLTSKAREMLAGVETVIIDEVHAVAGSKRGAHLALSLERLDALLERPAQRVGLSATVRPIEEIARWLGGRNPVEVVQPPSTKQWDLEVVVPVADMAELDNHSNGVPGAGADPGDDLTGAAAGAARRPSIWPHVEERIVDLIAAHRSTLVFANSRRLAERLTARLNEIWTERLSLAEEELPDHGGVRPAELMGGSGASAGALPVLARAHHGSVSKEQRAIIEGELKAGRLPAVVATSSLELGIDMGAVDLVIQVESPPSVASGLQRVGRAGHQVGAVSQGALFPKYRGDLVQTAVVVERMREGAIEQLAVPASPLDVLAQQIVAMVAMDEWPVGELEDLVRRSAPFASLTRGVLESVLDMLAGRYPSDEFAELRPRLVWDRHGDVLTARPGAQRLAVTSGGTIPDRGLFGVFLAGGDEARKGAGRRVGELDEEMVYESRVGDVFTLGSSAWRIEDITHDRVLVTPAPGQPGRLPFWKGDQQGRPAELGRAVGAYVRSLGRMKDEAARERVRASGLDEWAADNLLTYLAEQKQATGHLPDDKTIVIERFRDEIGDWRVVVHSPFGGQVHSPWALALAARFRERFGVDVQAAPGDDGIVLRLPDIETDDGSAPDVADLIVLEPEDVEEMVTAELGGSALFASRFRECAARALLLPRRQPGKRQPLWQQRQRAAQLLEVASRYGSFPIVLETLRECLQDVFDVPGLESLMRDVRSRSVKVVEVTSQQPSPFARSLLFGYVAQFLYEGDSPLAERRAAALALDPALLAELLGRGEGASLRDLLDPSALRRTEEELQRLAPNRRARTMEQVADLVRMIGPLSTAEVVERTVDADAWARAEAASGGEVSPGEAEGWGGDETEAERLAADAELSTGQVAGQVAGQAAGQVAGQAAGQVAGQAAGQVAGQAAGQVAGQAAGQVAGQVAAAPTAEPAEVARWLSELEGARRLIRVRVSGEERWAAVEDAGRLRDALGTALPVGVAEVFTEPVPDPLGDLLSRYARSHGPFTAQDLATRLGLGAVVVVDGLRRLADGGRLVQGELRPLECGGGKGTDYCDAEVLRTLRRRSLAALRAEVEPVPALDLARFLPGWQGVGGRTRGVDGVLRAVEQLAGAWVPASALETLVIPGRVPGYTPAMLDELTSAGEVVWAGHGSLPGDDGWVSLHPADLAPLTLPPEDAEFEPEEVHLAVLDALAGGGAYFFRALSAAVSSTDDQKLTAALWDLVWAGRISNDTLAALRARLSGGRTTHKTRAAPPRARYGRYGGLRAARAGAGRPSMPSRTGPPLAAGRWSLLPEREPDPTARAHAQAEVLLERHGVVTRGAVMAERVAGGFAAAYRVLSGFEDAGRVRRGYFVEGLGASQFAGTGAVDRLRASARPAGETFASEGGLRTVVLAAADPANPYGAALPWPERPADNAGHRPGRKAGAIVILVDGALTLYVERGGRTLLSWTDEEELLRAAADALALAVREGALGKLTVEKADGEGVLGRDNPLAQALENAGFRATPRGLRLRA, from the coding sequence ATGATGGATCAGGTACTGGAGCGGTTCTCGCCGGCTACGCGGGCATGGTTCACGGGGGCTTTCGCGGCGCCCACCGCGGCGCAGGCCGGGGCCTGGAACGCGGTGAGCGCCGGCCGGCACGCGCTGGTGGTGGCGCCCACCGGGTCGGGCAAGACGCTGTCCGCGTTCCTCTGGGCGCTCGACCGGCTCACCTCCAGCCCGGCCCCCGAGGAGCCGTCCCACCGCTGCCGGGTGCTGTACGTGTCGCCGTTGAAGGCGCTCGCGGTCGACGTCGAACGCAACCTGCGCTCACCGCTGGCCGGTATCCGGCAGGCCGCCGGGCGGCTGAACCTGCCGCTGCCCGAGGTCAGGGTGGCGCTGCGCTCCGGTGACACCCCGGCCGACGAGCGCCGGGCCTTCACCCGCACCCCGCCCGACGTGCTCATCACCACGCCCGAGTCGCTGTTCCTGCTGCTCACCTCGAAGGCCCGGGAGATGCTGGCCGGGGTCGAGACGGTGATCATCGACGAGGTGCACGCCGTGGCCGGCTCGAAACGCGGTGCTCACCTGGCTCTTTCGCTGGAACGGCTCGATGCCCTGCTGGAGCGCCCGGCCCAGCGGGTCGGGTTGTCGGCCACGGTGCGGCCGATCGAGGAGATCGCCCGCTGGCTCGGCGGCCGCAACCCGGTCGAGGTGGTGCAGCCCCCCTCCACCAAGCAGTGGGACCTGGAGGTGGTGGTGCCGGTGGCCGACATGGCCGAGCTGGACAACCATTCCAACGGCGTCCCGGGGGCGGGCGCCGATCCCGGTGACGACCTCACCGGCGCCGCGGCCGGGGCGGCACGGCGCCCGTCGATCTGGCCGCACGTCGAGGAACGCATCGTCGACCTGATCGCCGCGCACCGCTCCACGCTGGTCTTCGCCAACTCCCGGCGGCTGGCCGAGCGGCTCACGGCCCGGCTGAACGAGATCTGGACGGAACGGCTTTCGCTCGCCGAGGAGGAGCTCCCCGACCACGGCGGTGTGCGGCCGGCCGAGCTGATGGGGGGTTCCGGGGCCTCGGCCGGCGCGCTGCCGGTGCTGGCCCGGGCGCACCACGGCTCGGTCAGCAAGGAGCAGCGGGCGATCATCGAGGGTGAGCTCAAGGCCGGGCGGCTGCCCGCCGTGGTCGCCACCTCCAGTCTGGAACTGGGCATCGACATGGGGGCGGTCGACCTGGTGATCCAGGTGGAGTCGCCGCCCAGCGTGGCCAGCGGCCTCCAGCGGGTCGGCCGGGCCGGGCACCAGGTGGGGGCGGTGTCGCAGGGGGCGCTGTTCCCGAAGTACCGCGGCGACCTGGTGCAGACCGCGGTGGTGGTGGAGCGCATGCGTGAGGGCGCGATCGAGCAGCTGGCCGTGCCCGCCAGCCCGCTCGACGTGCTGGCCCAGCAGATCGTCGCGATGGTGGCGATGGACGAGTGGCCGGTCGGTGAACTGGAAGACCTGGTGCGGCGCTCGGCGCCGTTCGCCTCGCTGACCCGCGGTGTGCTGGAGTCGGTGCTCGACATGCTCGCCGGGCGTTATCCGAGCGACGAGTTCGCCGAGCTGCGGCCACGTCTGGTCTGGGACCGGCACGGCGACGTGCTCACCGCCCGGCCCGGCGCGCAGCGCCTGGCGGTCACCAGCGGCGGCACCATCCCCGACCGTGGGCTCTTCGGGGTGTTCCTGGCCGGCGGCGACGAGGCCCGCAAGGGGGCCGGGCGGCGGGTCGGCGAGCTCGACGAGGAGATGGTCTACGAGTCCCGGGTGGGCGACGTGTTCACCCTGGGCTCGTCCGCCTGGCGCATCGAAGACATCACCCACGACCGGGTTCTCGTCACCCCGGCACCGGGTCAGCCCGGCCGGCTGCCGTTCTGGAAGGGCGACCAGCAGGGACGCCCGGCCGAGCTGGGCCGGGCGGTGGGGGCCTACGTGCGCTCGCTCGGGCGGATGAAGGACGAGGCGGCCCGGGAGCGGGTGCGCGCCTCCGGCCTGGACGAGTGGGCGGCCGACAACCTGCTCACCTACCTGGCCGAGCAGAAGCAGGCCACCGGGCACCTGCCCGACGACAAGACGATCGTGATCGAGCGGTTCCGCGACGAGATCGGCGACTGGCGGGTGGTGGTGCACTCGCCGTTCGGCGGGCAGGTGCACTCCCCGTGGGCGCTGGCTCTGGCGGCCCGGTTCCGTGAGCGCTTCGGGGTGGACGTGCAGGCCGCACCCGGTGACGACGGCATCGTGCTGCGGCTGCCCGACATCGAGACCGACGACGGTTCGGCGCCCGACGTCGCGGACCTGATCGTGCTGGAACCGGAAGACGTCGAGGAGATGGTGACCGCCGAGCTGGGCGGCTCGGCGTTGTTCGCCTCCCGGTTCCGCGAGTGCGCGGCGCGGGCCCTGCTGCTGCCACGGCGTCAGCCCGGCAAGCGCCAGCCGCTGTGGCAGCAGCGTCAGCGGGCCGCGCAGCTGCTCGAAGTGGCCTCCCGCTACGGCAGTTTCCCGATCGTGCTGGAGACGCTGCGCGAGTGTCTTCAAGACGTGTTCGACGTGCCGGGGCTGGAATCGCTGATGCGTGACGTGCGGTCCCGCTCGGTCAAGGTGGTCGAGGTGACCAGTCAGCAGCCGTCGCCGTTCGCGCGCAGCCTGCTGTTCGGTTACGTCGCCCAGTTCCTCTACGAGGGTGACTCGCCCCTGGCCGAGCGCCGGGCCGCCGCGCTGGCCCTGGACCCGGCACTGCTGGCCGAGCTGCTCGGGCGGGGTGAGGGCGCGTCGCTGCGTGACCTGCTCGATCCGTCGGCACTGCGGCGCACCGAGGAGGAGCTCCAGCGGCTGGCACCGAACCGGCGGGCGCGCACGATGGAGCAGGTGGCCGACCTGGTGCGGATGATCGGGCCGCTGTCCACGGCTGAGGTGGTGGAGCGCACCGTCGACGCGGACGCCTGGGCGCGGGCCGAGGCGGCGAGTGGGGGCGAGGTCTCGCCGGGTGAGGCCGAGGGCTGGGGCGGCGACGAGACCGAGGCCGAGCGTCTGGCGGCGGATGCCGAGCTGTCGACCGGGCAGGTCGCCGGGCAGGTCGCCGGGCAGGCGGCCGGGCAGGTCGCCGGGCAGGCGGCCGGGCAGGTCGCCGGGCAGGCGGCCGGGCAGGTCGCAGGGCAGGCGGCCGGGCAGGTCGCAGGGCAGGCGGCCGGGCAGGTCGCCGGGCAGGTCGCCGCCGCGCCCACGGCCGAACCGGCTGAGGTGGCGCGCTGGCTCAGCGAACTCGAAGGGGCCCGGCGGCTGATCCGGGTGCGCGTCTCGGGTGAGGAACGCTGGGCCGCGGTCGAAGACGCCGGGCGGTTGCGCGACGCGCTCGGCACAGCGCTTCCGGTGGGTGTCGCCGAGGTGTTCACCGAGCCCGTGCCCGATCCACTGGGTGACCTGCTGTCGCGGTACGCCCGCTCACACGGGCCGTTCACGGCGCAGGACCTGGCGACGAGGCTGGGCCTGGGCGCGGTCGTGGTGGTCGACGGCCTGCGGCGGCTGGCCGACGGCGGTCGACTGGTGCAGGGCGAACTGCGGCCACTGGAGTGCGGCGGCGGGAAGGGCACCGACTACTGCGACGCCGAGGTGCTGCGCACCTTACGACGGCGGTCACTCGCGGCGCTGCGGGCGGAGGTGGAGCCGGTGCCGGCGCTCGACCTGGCCCGGTTCCTGCCCGGCTGGCAGGGCGTCGGAGGACGTACGCGTGGTGTCGACGGCGTGCTGCGCGCGGTCGAGCAGCTGGCCGGGGCCTGGGTCCCGGCCAGCGCACTGGAGACGCTGGTGATCCCCGGCCGGGTGCCCGGATACACGCCGGCCATGCTCGACGAGCTGACCTCGGCCGGTGAGGTGGTGTGGGCCGGTCACGGCAGCCTGCCCGGTGACGACGGCTGGGTCTCGCTGCACCCGGCCGACCTGGCCCCGCTGACCCTGCCCCCCGAGGATGCCGAGTTCGAGCCCGAGGAAGTGCATCTCGCCGTGCTCGACGCCCTGGCCGGGGGCGGGGCCTACTTCTTCCGGGCCCTCAGCGCCGCCGTGAGCAGCACCGACGATCAGAAGCTCACGGCGGCGCTGTGGGACCTGGTCTGGGCCGGGCGCATCAGCAACGACACGCTGGCCGCGCTGCGGGCACGGCTGTCCGGGGGCCGCACGACGCACAAGACCCGTGCCGCCCCGCCCCGGGCCCGCTACGGGAGGTACGGCGGGCTGCGGGCGGCGCGGGCCGGGGCAGGACGTCCGTCGATGCCGAGCCGGACCGGGCCGCCGCTCGCGGCCGGGCGCTGGTCGCTCCTTCCCGAGCGTGAGCCCGATCCGACGGCGCGGGCGCACGCCCAGGCCGAGGTGCTGCTCGAACGGCACGGCGTGGTCACCCGGGGTGCGGTGATGGCCGAGCGGGTGGCCGGCGGGTTCGCGGCGGCGTATCGGGTGCTGTCGGGGTTCGAGGACGCGGGGCGGGTGCGGCGCGGCTACTTCGTCGAAGGGCTGGGGGCGTCGCAGTTCGCCGGGACGGGGGCGGTGGACCGGCTGCGTGCGTCGGCCAGGCCGGCCGGGGAGACGTTCGCCTCCGAAGGTGGGCTGCGCACCGTGGTTCTGGCGGCGGCCGACCCGGCCAACCCCTACGGCGCGGCGCTGCCGTGGCCCGAGCGTCCGGCCGACAACGCCGGCCACCGGCCGGGACGTAAGGCCGGGGCGATCGTGATCCTGGTCGACGGGGCTCTCACGCTGTATGTCGAGCGGGGTGGGCGCACCCTGCTGAGCTGGACTGACGAGGAGGAACTGCTCCGCGCCGCCGCCGACGCCCTGGCCCTGGCGGTGCGGGAGGGGGCGCTGGGCAAGCTGACCGTGGAGAAGGCCGACGGGGAGGGCGTGCTCGGCCGCGACAATCCGCTGGCCCAGGCGCTGGAGAACGCGGGCTTCCGGGCGACGCCGAGGGGGTTGCGGCTGCGGGCATGA
- a CDS encoding protein-tyrosine phosphatase family protein, translating to MSGGWPAGSAGVLTLPSGRLVRGRGLRDGPPTGPPPEFGVYLLGRRPPEVAWEARWIRWPDFRLPSDQDEALAVLREALSRAADERVEIACHGGRGRTGTALACLAVLDGVPPGEAVSYVRERYSRHAVETPWQKRYVSRFGPA from the coding sequence ATGTCCGGGGGATGGCCGGCAGGATCGGCCGGGGTGCTCACCCTGCCGTCGGGGCGTCTGGTACGGGGGCGCGGCCTGCGCGACGGCCCGCCCACCGGTCCGCCCCCGGAGTTCGGCGTGTACCTGCTGGGCCGGCGGCCCCCGGAGGTCGCCTGGGAAGCCCGATGGATCCGCTGGCCCGACTTCCGCCTGCCCTCGGACCAGGATGAGGCCCTGGCCGTTCTGCGGGAGGCTCTGTCCCGGGCCGCTGACGAACGTGTCGAGATCGCCTGCCACGGCGGACGAGGTCGCACCGGCACCGCCCTCGCCTGCCTGGCGGTGCTCGACGGGGTGCCGCCCGGCGAGGCCGTGTCTTACGTGCGCGAGCGGTACTCGCGGCACGCCGTCGAAACGCCTTGGCAGAAGCGGTATGTCAGCCGGTTCGGCCCGGCCTGA
- a CDS encoding NADPH-dependent FMN reductase, which yields MKIGIIVGSVRDGARRTEAIAKWLLSATDGRTDAEFELIDLKAFDVPLLTSPVVPAAAGKKYDSANVQRWSDAVDAMDGFIFVTPEYNHGVPGAFKNAFDSLGAEWASKPVGFVSFGADGGIRAVEQWRQIVANFHMVDVRAQVALSMFFDVEPSTQELAPMERRQGEVAGLLDQLVAAVKLHSQAV from the coding sequence ATGAAGATCGGCATCATCGTCGGATCCGTCCGCGACGGCGCGCGTCGTACGGAGGCCATCGCCAAGTGGCTGCTGTCCGCCACCGACGGCCGGACCGACGCCGAGTTCGAGCTGATCGACCTGAAGGCGTTCGACGTGCCGCTGCTGACGTCGCCGGTGGTGCCCGCCGCGGCCGGCAAGAAGTACGACTCGGCGAACGTGCAGCGCTGGAGTGACGCCGTCGACGCGATGGACGGCTTCATCTTCGTGACGCCGGAGTACAACCACGGCGTGCCCGGTGCCTTCAAGAACGCCTTCGACTCGCTCGGTGCCGAGTGGGCCAGCAAGCCGGTCGGTTTCGTGTCGTTCGGCGCCGACGGCGGCATCCGCGCCGTCGAGCAGTGGCGTCAGATCGTGGCCAACTTCCACATGGTGGACGTGCGTGCCCAGGTCGCGCTCTCGATGTTCTTCGACGTCGAGCCCAGCACCCAGGAGCTCGCGCCGATGGAGCGCCGTCAGGGTGAGGTCGCCGGCCTGCTCGATCAGCTCGTCGCCGCGGTGAAGCTGCACTCGCAGGCCGTCTGA